In the Campylobacter concisus ATCC 51562 genome, TTTTTATAAATTACGATATATAAAATATAAAGGATTTTTATGGGACGTGTTCATAGGGATAGGGTAGGTCAAGCGATGAGGCTTTCAACTCCAGTAGCCATGTTTATCGTGTTATCTATGTTTATTTTTGCAATTTCGCCGATAACATTATTACTGGAGCTTTATTTTCAAAATAAACTATTAAAAATAAAATGGCGTATAAAAGATATCGTATGGACGTTAAATTCAACATTTTCATTTTGGGTTTTTGTTATTGGCTTGCTTGCAATTTGTATATATAAGATATTTAATAGATCTATGCCTAGCATTAATATGCCTACTATTAACGATTACATGCCATTGATAATAGTAATTTTGCTCTTGATACCACATTTCTATTTTTCAATTAAATATTACAGTAAATTTAATCGCTTTTTTAGGCTAAAAGCAGCAGGTAGAAGAAAAGAATTGCGTGCAAAAGCAGAAATGATTTTAAAAAAAGAAAAAGAAGAAGATAGACTAAGAAGAGAAATTAATAAAACTATTCGTTAGAGATTTTATACAATTTTGCTTCTTGTGTTGGTTAAAAAACATAGTTTATCTCTTAAATTTATCCTAACCTTTTCAACTGCTTTTAGTTAAAATAATAAAAATTTTAAACCAAGGAGCTAAAATGAAAATTTTATCACTGCTTACGGCGCTACTTTTTGGAGCGGTATGTGGCTTTGCAAACGATGGCAAAGTAAGAAGTATCGACATCTACGTCACGCCTTACTACTCAGCAAATGCTGGCAAGGTGGAGTATGTCAAGGTCTATGACAAGATAGATGAGCTTTTAAAAAGTGGCAAAGTAGAGGACTTTAAAAAGGCTGAAAAGATCGTGCAAGATGCCCCACAAATGGTCTCTCCGATAACTCTTTTTGTTCTCTCAGCTCGCGCTTATGATCTTGGACTTCGCGATGATGCGGTATTTTGGTTTTATGCGGCAAAAAACCGCGCGATCTTGCTAAGAGGCGTTATAGACATGGAGGGTGAGAAATTTACTGATGTGGTGGCTGCGATAGGGGCGTTTATGAAGCTTGTTGGCGACGTGGTCAATCCTTATGCATTTTGCGATATCAAAAAGCAACAAGAGATCGCTGATAAAGCGCTTGAATGGACTAAGAAAAATGCCTATGAAGCGATGTTCTCGCCAGAATTTAGCTCGCCTCACGAAGATAGAAAAGCAGCCCTTATAAAAGGCATAGAAAAGCTAGAAGCCCGCAATAAAAAAGAGAAAGATTATTTTTTAGATAAAGATAATCTTGCTAACTTTAAAGCTATGCGCAAGCAAAATGGCACTGATGAGAAATTTTGCTTCTAAATAGCGAGAAAAACTGAAAATTTGCTTGTAAATTTAGCTTTTTCTTTATGCTAAAAGGGCAAATTTACAAGCTATATCTATTTTATGTCACGACAGATTTGCTTAAATTTCGCTCTTTTTCGTAAGAGTATCAAAACCACAAAAATGAGAATAAAAAATGACTTTGAAATTTGGCAAGCTTGAAAAAGTTGCAACAGATGATGGCTTTATTTGGTACGCGGAGACGGTGCTAAAAAGCGAAATTTTTGGCCAAGTGCTCTTTTGCCTTATCTCGGCAAATGGGGCAGATGTGGACGATGAGACTACTTTGCTAGCACAGCGTATCGCCGGCGATATTGACCGGTATGTAAAAGAGGCGCTTATCTTTTTAAAAGATGAGCTTAGGCGAGGGTGCTTTTTGAGCAAGGACGAGCTTAAATTGCTTGACGTGCCAGTTTGCGACCTGCCCTTTAGCTCGCCACAATGTACCTTTTATGCGCACGATAAGCAGTGGCTGATGAGATTTGCTGAGGGTGCACTCGATATTTGCGAACCTTTTGGTATTGGGGTGATTTTTGAAGGTGAAAAGCCACTTCGTTTAGAAAATTTAGAGCTTAGCCAGGAGTGCTAATCGCGGATAAATTTTGCTTTTAAATGGTGAGATAAATTTAGTTGCTGTTTTAGGTTTTTAGCCCAAAACAGCAAAAATTTGAATTTATGCGTTGCAGTAGCAATAATCACTTGGATCTTTTTCTTTTGTGATCCTAGCTCTTAGGTCGTGACGGATGATCTCTATCGACCAGAACCATATCATGTGACCGACAAATTCAGATACATGCTCGTACCAAGGGAGTGTCCAAAGTGGTGGAGTAAGCCCTAAAATAGGCAATGTGATCACGTGAACAGCGATATTTACGATAACGCCAACTAGTAAGCCTTGCCATATTGTAATCTTTGGAAATTTCTCAGCCAAAACACAATAAGCAACCGCAAAAACTATCGAAAATAATATATGCGTCATCATTACGTAGTTAAACGCATGCCCTGCAAACTCGTAAATAGCGGCATTTGGATCGGCCACTCCCAAATAATCTCTTAAAAATACATAAGGCGGATTTAAGAAATTTCTAGAGCAATCGATCGCATCGGCTGCTCTAATGGCACTCTCTGGTCCGCAAGCAGCGTTAAACATATCCATCGGACTTCTTGGAGGAAGTGGAAATTCTGCTCCCCATTTGACAAAGGCTGAGACAACACCAGCGATAAGGCCGATTAACGCAGCCAGAGCAAATCTAGGTTTTGTTACTAAATTTGACATTTAAACCCCTTCTTTAAATTTGCAAAATCTTATTGCAATTTACTTTATGATAAGATTAATCATTATTAAAAATATAAAAATATTTAAAATTTTAATGGACTTAAAATCATAAAATTTTTAGCCATTTTTGGCTAGACTAAGAAAAAATTTAAAGGAGAATAGATGTCTAAAGAGTTTAAAGATGCAAATGAATTTAAGGAATTTTTTGAAGAATTTAGAAAAAAAGATGGCTACAAAGATCCACTTGCTTTTGGTATCGCTAGGATCGATCGTGGACAAAAAAATACAGATAAAATTTTACAAGCGACATTCGCTGTTGTAAATTACAAAGAGAGCTTTTTAAGCGCAGCTGCTTATATCTATGTCTTGCAAAAATGTGATGTTAAGGTTGATTTTAACGGTTCTGAATTTGTAGCCGATCTTACTCCAAAAGTGGTAAAAAAGGCTAGCAAGCTCTTTAGTGTTTTTGAAAAAGAGATAAGCTCTCATAAAAATGTACAAAATTTGCATGCCGTAAAAATGGCATTCGATGACGATCTTGAACTAAATGAGAATAAATTTAAGCTTGTATTTTTGTTTGATGATGCAAAGCCACTTAGCGTGGAGGCCGTATATCTCAAGCTTTACTTGATCTCGCTTGGCAAGGTCGCACCTAGGACGATCGTGCTTGATGGAGCTTTTGGTGTATTACCAAATGTTGCATGGACTAGCCAAAATACGCCAATTGAGCTTGAATGGCTAAGAGAAAATGAAATTTCTCTAAAGATGTTTGGCGAATATCCAGCGATCGTTAGCGTCGATAAATTCCCAAGATTTTTAAGCCATATCATCCCAGCTGATAACACGAGAATTTTAGACTCAGCCAAGGTTCGCATGGGTGCTGCTGTGCATCCTGGCACAGTCGTCATGCCAGGTGCTGCCTATATCAACTTTAACGCAGGTACAACCGGTGGGGTGATGGTTGAAGGCAGAGTCAGCAGCTCTGTCGTAGTTGGCGAGGGTAGTGACGTAGGCGGAGGGGCAAGCATACTTGGCGTGCTAAGTGGCACAAATGGCAATCCTGTAAGCATCGGCAAACACTGCTTGCTTGGGGCAAACTCAGTCACGGGTGTACCTCTTGGTGATAACTGCATCGTGGATGCTGGCATAGCGGTGCTTGAGGGCACAAAGGTCTATATCTCTGCAAGCGAGCGCGAAAAGCTAGCTAAGCTAAATCCGGAGTTTAAATTTGAAGCTGAAATTTACAAAGCGCTTGAGCTTGGCGGACTAAACGGGCTTCATTTCAGACAAAACAGCCAAACAGGCCAGATCACTGCAAGTACGAGCAAAAGGGCGATCAAGCTAAATGAGGCACTTCATTAAAAGGAGCTAGCATGAAAGTTGGCATTTTGATGTTTGACAAGCTAAATCTACTAAGCTTTGCCAAAATTTATGATTTCTTACATAAATTTGAGGATTTTAATATCAAGACTTATGCACTAAAGCCTGAGATAATCGATGAATTTGGCGTCAGGCTTCATCCAGAAATTTACGCTGAGAGCCTTTATGGTGTGGATATTTTGGTCGTGCCAGATGGCGTTGGAGCACTTGGATTAAGATACGATGAGATATTTTTAAGCTGGGTTAAAAGCTCAGCGAGTGCGAAATTTAAGATAGGTTTTGACCTTGGCGTGCTCATCCTTGGCGGGGCTGGATTTTTAGAAGACAGAGAGGCTTGTATAAGGGGCGGATACAAAAACGCACTTAGTGACTACTGTGATGTTAATGATGCTAAGATGTGCGAAAGCAGGGGTGTCATAAGTGTTAGTGAATTTGATGATAGAATAAAAGAACAGCTGACAACGATACTAGGTAAAGATAAAATTTAAGAGTCTTGAGCCTTAAAATTTTTTAGTTTAATGGGCTACAAAAAAGCTTTAATATATGTAACGCTTTTATTAAAAATCTCTTTTGATCTTAAAGAGAAGATGATAGCAAGATCGACAACATCCACTTTTGATTTTTAATATCGCACATTATTCTAAAATGCTCCAGTGCGATATTCTTATCCTTTTTGCTTAATTCATCAAACTTTTAGTCAATCAAAAATGATACATATGTTTCTATTTTTTGTTGTCATGGTAAAGTATAAAAATTTAAACTAAGGATAGATAAATTTTAGCTGGGTTGCACTCTTTTAAGAACAGAATTTTATAAAATCTAATGCAAAATATCAACTAAAATTTAACTAGCCAGTGTTTGCTGGCCAGTTAAATTATTCGACAGTCACGCTTTTTGCAAGATTCCTTGGCATATCGACGTTGTTGCCAAGTCTAACAGAAATTTCAAGTGCAAGTAGCTGAAGCACTAGCATCATCTCAAAAAATTCGCTCATGTAGTGATCTTGAACGCTTGTTTTTACGTAGTCATCGCTTAGCTCAAACTCAAGTGGGCTTATCGCCAGGATGTAAGCATCTCTTGCGGCAAGCTCTTCGACATTGCTCTTTGTTTTTTCGTAAAGTAAATTTTGAGGCATTAAAGCGATCGTAAATAGCTTCTCATCTGCAAGTGCGATAGGGCCGTGTTTCATCTCACCTGATGGATAGCCTTCGGCGTGAAGATATGAAATTTCTTTAAGCTTTAGCGCACCTTCAAGTGCCAGCGGATAGAAGATGTCTCTACCGATGAAGAAGAAGCCATGACCGTGCAAATAGTGCTTGCTTAGGCGGTGAAGCTTCTCTTGAAGAGAGTTATTGATATTTAAAATTTGTGGAATGTGAAGAAGCGTTTTGATCTCGTGATCAAGCTCTTTTTTGCTGATAGAATTTTTAGCTGCCGCCATTTGAAGCACAAGCATCCAAAGCACGATGATCTGCGTTGCAAAGGCCTTTGTGCTTGCCACACCTTTTTCGATGCCAGCACGAGTTAGAAGTGTATTGTCAGCTAGCCTAACGATAGATGAGTTATCGACGTTGCAAATCGCAAGCGTTCTAAGCCCAGCCTCTTTTGCTATCCTAAGTGCCTCAAGAGTATCGGCTGTCTCGCCACTTTGTGAGATGACGATGAAGAGCGAGTTTTTGTTTAGATAAGGCTTTCTATATCTAAATTC is a window encoding:
- a CDS encoding YagU family protein; translation: MSNLVTKPRFALAALIGLIAGVVSAFVKWGAEFPLPPRSPMDMFNAACGPESAIRAADAIDCSRNFLNPPYVFLRDYLGVADPNAAIYEFAGHAFNYVMMTHILFSIVFAVAYCVLAEKFPKITIWQGLLVGVIVNIAVHVITLPILGLTPPLWTLPWYEHVSEFVGHMIWFWSIEIIRHDLRARITKEKDPSDYCYCNA
- a CDS encoding 2,3,4,5-tetrahydropyridine-2,6-carboxylate N-succinyltransferase: MSKEFKDANEFKEFFEEFRKKDGYKDPLAFGIARIDRGQKNTDKILQATFAVVNYKESFLSAAAYIYVLQKCDVKVDFNGSEFVADLTPKVVKKASKLFSVFEKEISSHKNVQNLHAVKMAFDDDLELNENKFKLVFLFDDAKPLSVEAVYLKLYLISLGKVAPRTIVLDGAFGVLPNVAWTSQNTPIELEWLRENEISLKMFGEYPAIVSVDKFPRFLSHIIPADNTRILDSAKVRMGAAVHPGTVVMPGAAYINFNAGTTGGVMVEGRVSSSVVVGEGSDVGGGASILGVLSGTNGNPVSIGKHCLLGANSVTGVPLGDNCIVDAGIAVLEGTKVYISASEREKLAKLNPEFKFEAEIYKALELGGLNGLHFRQNSQTGQITASTSKRAIKLNEALH